A single window of Nocardioides kongjuensis DNA harbors:
- the ettA gene encoding energy-dependent translational throttle protein EttA yields MAEYVLSLRNVRKAHGDKVVLDNVTLSFLHGAKIGVVGPNGMGKSSLLKLMAGLDVPNNGDIVRDPDATVGMLQQEPPLTEGKTVLENVEEAVADTKAKMKRLEDAYMEMGDPDADQDALMAETGELQTELDNMNAWDLDSRLEQAMDALRCPPSDALVDNLSGGERRRVALCKLLLQQPDLLLLDEPTNHLDAESVQWLEGHLKSYPGAVLAVTHDRYFLDNVAQWIAEVDRGSIHGYEGNYSTYLETKKERLKVEGAKDAKRAKMLEKELEWVRSNAKARQTKSKSRLARYEELAAEADKARKIDAADINIPPGPRLGDVVLEAEHLTKGFEDRILWNDISFTLPRAGIVGVVGPNGVGKTTLFRMITGGEEPDSGKLTVGQTVKISYVDQSRGGIDPNKNVWEVVSDGLDFIKVANFEMNSRAYVASFGFKGPDQQKKAGVLSGGERNRLNLALTLKQGGNMLLLDEPTNDLDVETLSSLEDALLDFPGCAVVTSHDRWFLDRIATHILAWEGTEENEGAWFWFEGNFASYEENKIERLGLEAARPHRVTHRRLTRD; encoded by the coding sequence GTGGCTGAATACGTCCTCTCCCTTCGCAACGTTCGCAAGGCCCACGGCGACAAGGTGGTCCTCGACAACGTCACGCTGTCGTTCCTGCACGGCGCGAAGATCGGCGTCGTCGGCCCCAACGGCATGGGCAAGTCCTCCCTGCTCAAGCTGATGGCCGGACTCGACGTGCCCAACAACGGCGACATCGTCCGCGACCCCGACGCGACGGTCGGCATGCTCCAGCAGGAGCCGCCGCTGACCGAGGGCAAGACCGTGCTCGAGAACGTCGAGGAGGCGGTCGCCGACACCAAGGCGAAGATGAAGCGCCTCGAGGACGCCTACATGGAGATGGGCGACCCCGACGCCGACCAGGACGCGCTCATGGCCGAGACCGGCGAGCTGCAGACCGAGCTCGACAACATGAACGCCTGGGACCTCGACAGCCGCCTCGAGCAGGCGATGGACGCGCTGCGCTGCCCGCCGTCCGACGCGCTGGTCGACAACCTGTCCGGTGGTGAGCGCCGCCGGGTCGCGCTGTGCAAGCTGCTGCTCCAGCAGCCCGACCTGCTGCTCCTCGACGAGCCCACCAACCACCTCGACGCCGAGTCGGTCCAGTGGCTCGAGGGTCACCTCAAGTCCTACCCGGGCGCCGTCCTGGCCGTCACCCACGACCGCTACTTCCTCGACAACGTCGCCCAGTGGATCGCCGAGGTCGACCGTGGCTCGATCCACGGCTACGAGGGCAACTACTCGACGTACCTCGAGACCAAGAAGGAGCGCCTCAAGGTCGAGGGCGCCAAGGACGCCAAGCGCGCCAAGATGCTCGAGAAGGAGCTGGAGTGGGTCCGCTCCAACGCCAAGGCGCGGCAGACCAAGTCCAAGTCGCGTCTGGCCCGCTACGAGGAGCTGGCCGCCGAGGCCGACAAGGCCCGCAAGATCGACGCCGCCGACATCAACATCCCGCCGGGTCCGCGTCTCGGTGACGTCGTCCTCGAGGCCGAGCACCTCACCAAGGGCTTCGAGGACCGGATCTTGTGGAACGACATCTCCTTCACGCTGCCGCGCGCCGGCATCGTGGGCGTCGTCGGGCCCAACGGCGTCGGCAAGACCACGCTGTTCCGGATGATCACCGGGGGCGAGGAGCCGGACTCCGGCAAGCTCACCGTCGGCCAGACCGTGAAGATCTCCTACGTCGACCAGAGCCGTGGCGGCATCGACCCCAACAAGAACGTGTGGGAGGTCGTCTCCGACGGCCTGGACTTCATCAAGGTCGCCAACTTCGAGATGAACAGCCGCGCCTACGTCGCCTCGTTCGGCTTCAAGGGCCCCGACCAGCAGAAGAAGGCCGGCGTGCTCTCCGGTGGTGAGCGCAACCGCCTCAACCTGGCGCTCACCCTCAAGCAGGGCGGCAACATGCTGCTCCTCGACGAGCCCACCAACGACCTCGACGTCGAGACCCTGTCCTCGCTCGAGGACGCGCTGCTCGACTTCCCGGGCTGTGCCGTGGTGACCTCCCACGACCGCTGGTTCCTCGACCGGATCGCGACCCACATCCTCGCCTGGGAGGGCACGGAGGAGAACGAGGGCGCGTGGTTCTGGTTCGAGGGCAACTTCGCGTCCTACGAGGAGAACAAGATCGAGCGCCTCGGTCTCGAGGCGGCCCGCCCGCACCGTGTCACGCACCGCCGCCTGACCCGCGACTGA
- a CDS encoding single-stranded DNA-binding protein: MNQTMVTVQGWIGTAPMLREVAGVPVLNFRLGCTPRHFNRATGSWVDSETQWYGVSAWRRLASNAEPSLRQGDPVVVHGRLDHRTYVNKHGIEVVALEIDAVTIGHDLTRGTASFVKVAASGPGGDPERDGEVAAA, translated from the coding sequence ATGAACCAGACGATGGTCACCGTGCAGGGCTGGATCGGCACCGCGCCGATGCTGCGGGAGGTCGCCGGCGTGCCGGTCCTCAACTTCCGGCTGGGCTGCACGCCGCGCCACTTCAACCGCGCCACGGGCAGCTGGGTCGACAGCGAGACCCAGTGGTACGGCGTGAGCGCCTGGCGTCGTCTCGCCAGCAACGCGGAGCCGTCGCTGCGCCAGGGTGACCCCGTGGTCGTGCACGGTCGGCTCGACCACCGGACCTACGTCAACAAGCACGGGATCGAGGTCGTCGCCCTCGAGATCGACGCCGTCACCATCGGTCACGACCTCACCCGGGGCACCGCGAGCTTCGTCAAGGTGGCGGCCTCCGGCCCGGGCGGTGACCCCGAGCGCGACGGCGAGGTCGCCGCTGCGTAG